A DNA window from Penaeus vannamei isolate JL-2024 chromosome 5, ASM4276789v1, whole genome shotgun sequence contains the following coding sequences:
- the LOC113822041 gene encoding E3 ubiquitin-protein ligase RNF103 isoform X2 — MWQRPALALLYLAIVVVVTWMVEMVFWWDAGYTSYQIVNPLRNLSVSQLRSLLEIRGIQHTALLEKSEIVNLLQQSGPVQYGELLEKKEDVKKQAPIELSGKDDYHEQVYEENESLWLVEVVPGEGQYTGHRLLDDRSWHMLAPKLQALQISSAVISCQFDRRFCARQGWSHPQLVLVLPPRKQGNMQSSWINGQTAGREHIVLASTTHLTAASVLSWLHSQIQSRIQVVNCLQQLEEIWFNTTAVSKEKIPRVVYISELLNPPLLIATLGLRLSTRIKLASFTVKYEEKEQVSQLLKRTGLSGIPNIAVVTAEGVTSYGKQKGESLTNTALDSYMCTLQPQMNDVFLVSLVLANALAVADIFNVFDVRVRAWKHAIRTLIRMLVYNIFVFVVWLAFTAILKFPLANIFLESGLWLISYLNSTWLFAQLRYHWLMIARHPIIFWMSAHIFGIIVILRRVISRRESEPADMDSNWWSIFSMDSYLVDVLFRPMASLSRPRPSQDLGLEEGMELLIERLATPDLWLHPVIPNDYMKDLPTWRYDGWGNEEDLKSESETDIDSVSDNENDILLDIHACCQDENCRLCELWTTVKEIYVCHRCAILKRKLERQYLRYRKISDSCLQNITYEKLLKVCENCSKTKKQNAALNSQQSDSLKDVWLLSPQRLTELKWTAPSYAIESRVCAICLGRYRWSAVLCGLPCGHNYHHSCITEWLLKDNHHCPTCRWPSYKNKPTNATHEHEE; from the exons AATCCAGCACACAGCACTCTTAGAGAAATCAGAAATTGTAAACCTTCTGCAGCAGTCAG GACCAGTTCAGTATGGAGAACTtttggagaaaaaagaggatgttAAAAAACAAGCACCAATAGAATTATCAGGGAAAGATGACTACCATGAACAG GTTTATGAAGAGAATGAGTCTTTATGGCTTGTTGAGGTAGTTCCAGGAGAGGGTCAGTACACAGGCCACCGCCTTCTGGATGACCGTTCTTGGCACATGCTGGCACCCAAGCTGCAGGCGCTCCAGATCAGCAGTGCAGTCATTAGTTGCCAGTTTGATCGTAG ATTCTGTGCACGGCAAGGCTGGAGTCACCCACAACTGGTGCTGGTGCTGCCACCAAGGAAACAGGGAAACATGCAGAGTAGCTGGATCAATGGCCAAACAGCAGGAAGAGAGCATATTGTTTTAGCATCAACAACACATCTCACTGCTGCTTCAGTTCTTTCATGGCTTCATAGCCAAATACAGTCAAGAATTCAAGTTGTCAACTGCTTGCAACAGCTGGAAGAAATTTGGTTCAATACCACAGCTGTCAGTAAAGAAAAG aTTCCACGGGTGGTTTATATCTCTGAGTTGTTAAATCCACCTTTACTGATTGCAACTCTTGGTCTCCGACTGTCAACTCGAATTAAGCTTGCCTCTTTCACTGTCAAGtatgaagaaaaggaacaa GTTTCCCAGTTGCTTAAAAGGACAGGACTGAGTGGAATACCAAATATAGCTGTTGTCACAGCAGAAGGAGTAACTTCTTATGGCAAGCAGAAGGGAGAGTCTCTCACAAACACTGCCCTTGATTCCTACATGTGTACTCTGCAGCCTCAAATGAATGATGTCTTTTTAGTATCACTTGTACTGGCCAATGCCTTAGCAGTTGCTGATATATTTAATGTTTTTGATGTTCGGGTGAGAGCATGGAAACATGCTATTCGCACTCTGATACGAATGCTTGTATACAAtatatttgtctttgttgtttggcTTGCTTTTACTGCCATTCTCAAGTTTCCATTAGCTAATATTTTTCTTGAATCTGGGTTATGGTTGATCTCCTATTTAAACTCTACTTGGCTTTTTGCTCAGCTAAGATACCATTGGCTTATGATCGCAAGGCATCCTATCATATTTTGGATGTCAGCGCACATTTTTGGTATCATTGTCATCTTGAGGAGGGTCATCTCAAGAAGGGAAAGTGAACCAGCTGACATGGATTCCAATTGGTGGTCAATATTCTCAATGGATTCCTACTTGGTTGATGTTCTTTTTCGTCCGATGGCATCACTGTCTCGCCCAAGGCCGTCTCAGGATTTAGGTTTGGAAGAGGGCATGGAGCTCCTCATAGAGCGATTAGCCACACCAGACTTATGGCTGCATCCTGTCATACCAAATGATTATATGAAGGATTTGCCAACATGGAGGTATGATGGGTGGGGCAACGAGGAAGACCTAAAATCAGAAAGTGAAACAGATATTGATAgtgtcagtgataatgaaaatgacattctaCTGGACATACATGCCTGTTGTCAAGATGAAAATTGTAGGCTGTGTGAGCTTTGGACTACAGTGAAGGAAATATATGTATGCCATCGATGTGCAATCTTGAAAAGGAAATTGGAGAGGCAGTACTTAAGATACAGAAAAATCAGTGACAGCTGTCTTCAAAACATCACATATGAAAAGTTATTAAAAGTTTGTGAAAATTgttcaaaaacaaagaaacaaaatgcaGCACTTAATTCCCAACAGAGTGATTCATTGAAGGATGTATGGCTACTTTCACCTCAGAGACTGACAGAGTTAAAATGGACAGCCCCATCATATGCAATAGAAAGTCGGGTATGTGCAATATGCCTAGGAAGGTACCGATGGTCAGCAGTTTTGTGCGGCCTCCCATGTGGACACAACTACCATCACTCTTGCATTACAGAATGGTTATTAAAAGATAACCACCATTGTCCAACCTGCCGTTGGCCATCATATAAAAATAAACCAACTAATGCTACACATGAGCATGAAGAATAA